The Deferribacterota bacterium DNA window GATGAATATATTGTAAAACTACCTGTTAGAGGATCACTCTCATCTAGACTCTCAAAGGGTACACCATAATCACCATATAATAAATAATCATCAATTACCCATGTTGGCTCTTTACTAAAGGATTCCTCAAAAGCATTAGGACCTGGACTAACCTGGTAAAATTCCAACCTAGGCCTTAAAAACACTAAAGGAAAGACGCCTTCCAAGAAGGGGTTATAATCACCACCTGGTTCAATAAACGTATACACCACCCCTGGATGTGGATATATAGTGTAGCCAACATTTATCATAAATTCTGTAGGAGCATTACAATTCTGCCCTTCTGTCCTATTATCATAAAAATAGAAGTTTGGATTCCAATAACCTCCCCCCGTTTCTTCACTAGTAGTATAGTATGTATACAGGGAGACTGTATCAAATTCCACTGGCATTCCTTCCTCACTGGCTGACAAAAAATTTGTGAAAATAATTAGCAGTATATATATAAATAAAAATTTATTTGTTAAAGGAAGTTTCATTCTAACCCCCCTGTTTTTATTAACTTATCTACCTGCTCATACTCTTTTGTCACAATACGTGGTCTTAAAAAAACCATCAATTCCTCTTTTCTAGAGCTTTGTACTCTGCCCCCAAAAAGAGGGCCTATAATTGGAATTCTATGCAAAATTGGCCAGCCTTCTTTTGTCACATTAGTCTCATTCTCTAACAATCCACCAATAACAGTAGTTTCACCATCAGATAGTAATACTTGAGTTGTCGCAGTCTTCTCTGCAGTTGTCACTGTATTTGCAGTTACTTCACCTAAACTGCTTTTTTCAACCTCAATTTCCATAAATACCATATTATTTGCAGTAATATGAGGTGTTACAGTAAGCCTTATACCCGTATCAACCTCTTCGGCTTGTGTGTTATCACCCGATGGAACAATTACTGCAGTCTGGCCAGAATTTATCTCTGCCTCAACATTATCCAATGTTGTAACCCGTGGTGCAGAGATTATCCTAACCTTGCCTTGCCTCTCTAGTGCTTGCAAAGCCATATCCAAATTATATCTATTTGAAACACTGCCTAATGTCATCGCTAAAGTACCAACACCACCTTCACTTGGCATAAAAGGAAAATTAGTTATATAACCATTACCAGATAAACTTTCTTGAGCTCCACCACCCCCACCTTGAAGAGGTTGACCTGTAACAATAATAGATGATGGGAAATCATTATTTGTGATCCCTGGTTTGGCAAATTTTCCGCCCCACTGAATACCTAAGTTCAAAGAACCTGTATCAGTAACCTCAACAATGCGCGCTTCGATCATTACTTGTTTAGTTGGCTTATCGATCGACTCAATTAATCGTTCAATCTGCTCTACTGCATAAGGGATATCAGTAACAATATAAGAATTTCTTTTTTCTAAAACTTGAAGCCTACCTCTCTCACTCAGTTGGGTCTCAATTATAGGCTGCAATTCTGATGCTGTATAGAAATTTACCCTAATCTCTTTTGTTATTGGTGGCTCACTAACCACTTCCATCATCTTTTCTTCTTTCTCCTTCGTTATTGATTCTACAAATCGTTTATAACTTTCTTCCGTCATAATCCATACTAGGTTACCTTCCTCTCGTACTACAAGATTATTTTGATTTAGAATTATATTTAAAGCAGTCCTATATGGTATATTTTCAACAAAAAGTGTAGCCTCTCCCTCTACATCCTTACCAAATATCAAATTTTTTCCCCTTCCAAAATATATCAATCTAATTGCCTCTCTAACATCCATATCTTTGATATTTAAGGTTATTAATTCCAATTCCCTTTCCTCAGGGGATTTTTCTTTCTCCTCTACACCTGTCTCTTCTAAGAGACCCTCAGCCTTTGCAAAAGGTTCAAAACTTCCGCTTACAACAAGCCCATCAGGTGTTTTTTTTACAGTAGCATAAACTGTATCAGCTGGCTCAACTATTATTGTTGTTTTACCATCTTTTGTCAAAATCTTATACCCCTTAAAGGGAACATCATCATCAAAATATCGCAGCGTGTTAATACCCTTAATAGGCACAACCCTACCATTAAATTCTATAATAAGTTTTCCTTCTAAAACCTTCTTCTTAAAATCAATAGGCCTACTCAATGTAAAAAGAAGGGATTGATATCTTTTTACGTGTATATTATTAAAATCCATTATATATGCAACTTCTTTTGGGACTTTACTAAAATCATTTGAAATCTTTAGAGAAGTGCCATCTTGACCAAGATATAAGGGAATTTTTTCTTCAATAGTAAGTAAAACTCTTGTTTTTTTTGGATTATCATAATCTCCAACCCTTATACTCTTAACAAATCCTTTATAATTATATGTACGTGCACCCACATAATTATTTATATCATATAAATCAATATAAAATTTATTTCCTTCCAAATAACCATAATCATATCTAACTATCCCTTTTAC harbors:
- the pilQ gene encoding type IV pilus secretin PilQ — translated: MITYKKNIIIFIMLFMIFSCAKYDTLKRPDKHISYFSIAKVKDSEYMVTIKGSEGVDYNISYAKNPYKLRINMPMVDVDPSVLEYSYSDEKIEGVAVYPSKSQVDIEILLKSGADYTYKKEDSTLTITLDFAESVGVLPGVGSYYETIKPYKFDTAKAFYDLSMRSDNSSFLLDLVVKGIVRYDYGYLEGNKFYIDLYDINNYVGARTYNYKGFVKSIRVGDYDNPKKTRVLLTIEEKIPLYLGQDGTSLKISNDFSKVPKEVAYIMDFNNIHVKRYQSLLFTLSRPIDFKKKVLEGKLIIEFNGRVVPIKGINTLRYFDDDVPFKGYKILTKDGKTTIIVEPADTVYATVKKTPDGLVVSGSFEPFAKAEGLLEETGVEEKEKSPEERELELITLNIKDMDVREAIRLIYFGRGKNLIFGKDVEGEATLFVENIPYRTALNIILNQNNLVVREEGNLVWIMTEESYKRFVESITKEKEEKMMEVVSEPPITKEIRVNFYTASELQPIIETQLSERGRLQVLEKRNSYIVTDIPYAVEQIERLIESIDKPTKQVMIEARIVEVTDTGSLNLGIQWGGKFAKPGITNNDFPSSIIVTGQPLQGGGGGAQESLSGNGYITNFPFMPSEGGVGTLAMTLGSVSNRYNLDMALQALERQGKVRIISAPRVTTLDNVEAEINSGQTAVIVPSGDNTQAEEVDTGIRLTVTPHITANNMVFMEIEVEKSSLGEVTANTVTTAEKTATTQVLLSDGETTVIGGLLENETNVTKEGWPILHRIPIIGPLFGGRVQSSRKEELMVFLRPRIVTKEYEQVDKLIKTGGLE